Part of the Kitasatospora sp. NBC_00374 genome is shown below.
CCTCGTTCGCGATCGCCATGATCACCGACCTGTTCGACGGTGAGCTGGCCCGCCGCAAGGGGCTGATCACGGACTTCGGCAAGATCGCCGACCCGATCGCCGACAAGGCGATCATGGGTGCGGCGCTGATCGGCCTGTCCGTCCTGGGCGACCTGCCCTGGTGGGTCACGGCCGTCATCCTGGCGCGGGAGCTCGGCATCACCCTGATGCGCTTCTGGGTGATCCGCTACGCGGTGATCCCGGCCAGCCGGGGCGGCAAGCTGAAGACCCTCACCCAGGGCATCGCGGTCGGCATGTACGTGCTGCCGCTGACCGGCTGGCTGGCCACCGCGCGGGCCGTGCTGATGGCCGTCGCGGTCGTGCTCACGGTCGGCACCGGACTGGACTACGTCGGCCAGGCCGTCCGGCTGCGCCGCGAGGGCCGGGCCGAGGAGCGGGCGGCCCGGTGACCGCGCTCGCGGCCGAGGTGCACGCCGCGCTGCGGGCGCACGGCGCCACCCTCGCGGTGGCCGAGTCACTCACCGGTGGCCTGCTCGCGGCGGAGCTGGTGGACGTCCCGGGCGCCTCGGCGACCTTCCGTGGCTCCGTCACCGCGTACGCCACCGACCTGAAGGCCTCGGTGCTCGGCGTGGACGAGGGCCTGCTGGCCGTCCACGGGCCCGTGCACCCGGTGGTGGCCCGCCAGATGGCCGAGGGCGTCCGGCGGCTGCTGGGGGCCGACTACGCGCTCGCCACCACCGGTGTGGCCGGCCCCGAACCCCAGGACGGGCAGCCGGTCGGCGCCGTGCACGTGGCGCTCGCCGGGCCGGCGGGAACACTGGTGGCCTCTCCGAGGTTGTCAGGGGACCGTGCCGAAATCCGACGGTCCGCGGTGACGGCGGCTCTGGAACTGCTGCTGGGACACCTAGCGCGCCCGGCGCCGTCCCGCTGAGGTTTGCTGAAATCGCTGAACTGCGCGCCTCGTCGGGAGGATCGTGTTAGACCGGATGCCCTGGCTGGGCAGATACCAGCCAGGGGACGCGCTGCACGGCCCCGGCCGGACACTCCGGAAGGGGAACCGGCGGGGTCCTGCCGGGGTCCTTGCGGGGAACAGACAGGGGAGGGGGCAGCCTTGCAGCCCAGAGTGAACACGACCATGGTCCCCGCACACGATGCGGACAAGGCGGTACGGTGGGGGCGTGACATCTCGATTCGCAGTCCGAGGAGGGAGGCACCGATGATCCTGCTCCGTCGCCTGCTGGGCGATGTGCTGCGTCGGCAGCGCCAGCGCCAGGGCCGCACACTTCGCGAGGTGTCGGCAGCTGCCAGGGTTTCGCTCGGCTACCTCTCCGAGGTGGAGCGGGGGCAGAAGGAGGCCTCCTCCGAGCTGCTCTCCGCCATCTGTGACGCACTGGACGTCCGGATGTCGGAGGTCATGCGCGAGGTCAGCGACGAGCTGTCGCTCGCCGAACTTGCGGCGATGGCCACCCTCTCGGAGGGTGATCTGCTGAGGCCGGTCCTCGAACCGGTATCGCTGCCGGCCCCCGGGGTCGACCGGGCCGGGACCATCTCGCCCAAGGCTGCCGCCATGGACGTGGTAGCGGCCTGACCCGGCCTCGCCCTCCCCGCGCCCCGCGCGGGGCCGAGCGGAGGAGGCCGTGGTGCGGACTACGTGGTCGGTGTGCGCGACCGCTGCGGAAGCGGTCCTGCGGCGAACGGCCGGGCGGTGCGGCCCCTGGTGGGTCGCGCTGCTGCTCACGGGTACAGCGCTCTGGCTGCTGACGGCTGGCGCCGCCGGTCTGGGCGGCGCCGCACTCGGCATGCTGGCCGGCGGCTGGGGCCTCGGGCTCGTCCCGGTGCACAGCAACCGCCTGCTCACCGGACCGCAGCGCCGGACGGCCGCGCCGCCGCAGCCCCCGGATCCCGCCGACCCGTCCGCTCCCGCGGCCTCCGGGGCCGCCGGGACCTGACGGACTCGGAGCAACCCGAAGAGCTCAACCGCGCAGGCGGTAGCCGCGCGGCGTGGGGTGGAAGCCGGCCTCCTCCAGCGACGTGCCGAGCGCCGAGGTCAGGGCCGCTTCACCGTTGATCCGTTCGACCGTGACGGTACCGAGGGCGCCGGCCCGGACGGCCTGCGCGAGCGCGGCCGTCGCGGGCTCCGGGGCGGACCAGGCCAGCAGCGACCTGCCGCCCCGCTCGACGTACAGGCTCAACTCCCCGTCGACCAGCACCACCAGGGCCCCCGCCTTGCGGCCGGGCCGGTGCCCGGAGACGGCCCCGGCGTCCTCGGACCCCGTGGGTGGCTCGGGCCACGGCAGCGCCGCGCCGTACGCGTTGGCCGGGTCCGCCGCAGCCAGGACCAGCACCTGCGGTGCCTCGGTCGGGGCGGCCGACGGCCATTCGGCCCCGGTGGTCCGCTCCAGCCGGCCGTTGACCGAGCGCAGCCGGTCGGCCGCGCCGTCCATGGCGAACTGGGCGCCGCCCAGACCCTCCACGAAGTAGCCCCGGCGGGCCCGTCCGCGTTCCTCGAACGCCGACAGCACCCGGTAGACCCCGGCGAAGCCGCCCGGGACCCGCTCGGCGGCCACCGCGCCGCGGGTGAGCACACCGTGCCGGTCGAGCAGGCCCTGTGCCTGGGCCGCGGCCCGGGCGGTCGGCTCGGTGTCGTACTCCGGCAGCAGCGACCAGCGGCCGACGGCGGTGGGCGGGCCCGAGCGCAGCGTGCCGGGGCGGCCCAGGGCCCGCCCGGCGCCGCCGTAGCGGCCGCGCGGGGCGGCTCTGGGCGCCCGGTGCGCCGTCGACCCGGCGGTGCGGCCCGAGCCGAGCAGGGCCCGCAGCGGGGCCAGCGTGTCGTTGGTGACGTACCCGGCCCAGACCAGGTCCCACAGGGCCTCGGTGAGCTCGGCCTCCGGGGTGTCGGGGGTGCGCTCCGCGAGCTGGCGGAAGAACAGGCCGTAGCCGCCGGCCAGGGCCGACAGCAGGGCGGTGTGGACGGGCGTCAGCGCGGGCTGGACGGGCTCGGGGCGCAGCAGGTGGGCGTCCTGGGGCAGGTGGAGGCCGATCCAGCCGTCCTTGCCCGCCAGCGCGCCGGCCCCGGACCAGCCGATCTCGCCGGCGGCCATCAGCTCGTCCAGCAGGCCCGGTGTGTAGTCGGCCAGCCGGGCGGGCAGGACCAGTTTCTCCAGCGCGGAGGCGGGCAGCGCGGTGCCCTGGAGCTGCTCCACCACCCGGAGCAGGCCGTCCGGGCCGCGCAGCCGGTGGCCGGCAAGGTGCTGCCACTGCGGCAGGAACGCGGCCAGGGCGCGGGGCGGGACGGGCTCGACCTCCTGCCGCAGGGCCGCCAGTGAGCGCCGACGCAGCCTGCGCAGCACTTCGGCGTCGCACCACTCGACGGTGGAGGTGTGCCCCTCGATCGGGCGGAACTCGCCCTGGACCAGGCGGCCGGCGGCCGTCAGCCGGTGCAGCGTGCCGACCACCACCGCGGTGCCGAGGCCGAAGCGGGCGGCCGCCTCGGCGGCGGTGAACGGGCCGTGCGTGCGGGCGTAGCGGGCCATCAGGTCGCCGAGCGGGTCCTTGACCGGCTCGGTGAAGGCCTCGGGGACGCCGACCGGGAGGGGTGTGCCCAGCGCGTCGCGCAGCCGCCCGGCGTCCTCGATCGCGGACCAGCGCTGCTCGCCGCCGGTCCGGACCTGGATCACCCGGCGGGCGGCCTCCAGCTCCAGTGCCCAGAGCGGGTCGGCGCCGCGGGCCGTCAGCTCGGCCTCGCTCAGCGGGCCGAGCAGCCGCAGCGCGTCGGCGACGCCCTCGACGTCCTTGATCCGGCGCTCCGGGGTGAGCCGCTGGAGCTCGGCCTCCAGCTCGGCGAGGACGGCGGGGTCGAGCAGTTCGCGCAGCTCGGCCTGGCCGAGCAGTTCGGAGAGCAGCCGGGAGTCGAGGGAGAGGGCGGCGGCGCGGCGCTCGGCGAGCGGGGAGTCGCCCTCGTAGAGGAACTGGGCGACGTATCCGAACAGCAGCGAGCGGGCGAACGGGGAGGGCTCGGGGGTGGTGACCTCGACCAGCCGGACGGCGCGGGACTCCAGATCGCCCATCAGCTCGGCCAGCCCGGGCACGTCGAAGACGTCCTGCAGGCACTCGCGGACGGCCTCCAGCACGATCGGGAAGGAGCCGTACTCGGCGGCGACCTCCAGCAGCTGGGAGGCGCGCTGGCGCTGCTGCCAGAGCGGGGTGCGCCGGCCGGGG
Proteins encoded:
- the pgsA gene encoding CDP-diacylglycerol--glycerol-3-phosphate 3-phosphatidyltransferase, with protein sequence MTNGPGAPTAAGRDRPTAALPPPPGIWNIANVLTMARLLLVPVFVALLFADGGHNPKWRAVAWASFAIAMITDLFDGELARRKGLITDFGKIADPIADKAIMGAALIGLSVLGDLPWWVTAVILARELGITLMRFWVIRYAVIPASRGGKLKTLTQGIAVGMYVLPLTGWLATARAVLMAVAVVLTVGTGLDYVGQAVRLRREGRAEERAAR
- a CDS encoding CinA family protein, translated to MTALAAEVHAALRAHGATLAVAESLTGGLLAAELVDVPGASATFRGSVTAYATDLKASVLGVDEGLLAVHGPVHPVVARQMAEGVRRLLGADYALATTGVAGPEPQDGQPVGAVHVALAGPAGTLVASPRLSGDRAEIRRSAVTAALELLLGHLARPAPSR
- a CDS encoding helix-turn-helix domain-containing protein; amino-acid sequence: MILLRRLLGDVLRRQRQRQGRTLREVSAAARVSLGYLSEVERGQKEASSELLSAICDALDVRMSEVMREVSDELSLAELAAMATLSEGDLLRPVLEPVSLPAPGVDRAGTISPKAAAMDVVAA